Below is a window of Candidozyma auris chromosome 3, complete sequence DNA.
TTCTCTATGAGTGTGGGCGGGGATATAATTCTTACAATTCTTTGAAGACTGACAAAGTCATGGTCTTGCTGTGTTGCTGGCTTTTTTTTACCAGTGAAAAATTGTCCGTAGATCTTTTCAATACTCGCAtttttgattgcaaaatgtaAACTTAAACTCCACAATAATGACATACTACTGTTTACAAATtaaatcaaaaaaatttaaatAATAAATCAATTAAATTAAATAAATCGCAATAGCATGCCCGCTTTGAATAGTTCTCTGAGCCAGCAGGAATTCATACTTTGAAGACCATTACAGTAGTAAGTTAGTTCCACTCTAAATGTTGTTTGATTTGATTTACCCATTATCTATTTTCTCGTTCGGGAGCATAGATTGTACATCTGGGTAAGCACATCCACATGTAGTTCCTCATGACCCACATTGAATGGCTCTGCAGATTTCAAATGATAAATGCTtaatgaagaagatgggaTAGGTTGGCGCCTAATTGGCTGACTCCTCTCACACCTCTCTTCGTCGTATCGACTTAGCAGCTGATGatatcaacaacaatatATACCGGTACTGATTCATCCTTCTGGAAATACAGAACCTTGCTGTCAACTCCGCACAAACCGATCACAGTTAAATTTTAAACTCCAAGCACAGCACTCTGAGTTGACACGGACACCAAGAGAAACGTGAGGGAAAAAAATGGCTCAGATTATCTCACGCCATATGTTCAAGTCAAACCATCACTTAATCTCCTCGACCCTATTACACCCCACTCTCTTAAAAAACCCCTTGTGATCAGGCCACTGTATCCCATAACTCGCGCTAATTGTTCCTGCCTCTGCTacatttttgaatttttttgcaaccattctGTCGAACCTGCACACATCTAGAAGCTTCTAGTACTATCGTGCATCTTCTGGGCCTTTCCTTGCATCTGTGACTATGGGAGTATATAAGGGAGGCACATTGCTTGCTCTTTATCAGTAATCACTGAACTACATACCAATTAACATGGACGAAACTCAGTTCACGGACAATGCCTTGCAAATCATTAAGAAGGCTACTGAACTTGCTAAGGAGGGTTCCCATTCGCAGGTGGTACCTTTACACTTCCTAGCTGCCATGGTACCTACCGATGAGGAAACCTCCACGATGTACCTCAAGACACTTATCCAAAGAGCCAGGTACGAGTGGCCTGACTTTGAAAGAATTGTTAATAGGCATCTTGTAAGGTTGCCCAGCCAGACTCCTGCTCCAGACGAGGTGAGATTGAGCTATGCTGCTGGTCAGATGCTCACCAACGCCACAAAGATCAAGGCAGAGCAGAAGGACTCATACGTCGCCCAAGACCACATATTGTTGGCTCTTTTGAGGGACAATAGTATCACTGACATCTTTAAGGAGGCCAAGATTAATGTGGATACCATCAAGACCCAGGCGTTGGAGTTGAgaggaaatcaaagaaTTGACTCCAGGCAAGCggattcttctcaaaattttgaatttttgaGCAAGTACTGCGAAGACTTGACAGAGAAGGCCCGCGAAGGTAAGATCGATCCTGTGATCGGCAGAGAAGAGGAGATCAGAAGAGTAATCAGGGTATTAGCCAGAAGAACCAAGTCTAACTCGGTTTTGATTGGTGAGGCTGGCGTTGGTAAGACCTCTATCGTGGAGGGTGTTGCCCAAAGAATCATTGACGGAGATGTACCCAGcattttggccaactcGAGACTTTTTGCGCTTGACTTGGGTGCATTAACTGCTGGTGCAAAGTATAAGGGTGAGTTCGAAGAGAGAATCAAAGGCGTGTTGAAGGATATCGAAGACTCTAAAGACATGATTATTCTCTTCATTGACGAAATTCACATGTTAATGGGCGACGGCAAGTCTGACGCAGCTAATTTGCTCAAGCCAATGTTGGCCAGAGGCGCCTTGCACTGTATTGGTGCCACCACTTTCGCTGAATATAGGAAGCATATTTCGAAGGATGGTGcctttgaaagaagattcCAAAAGATCGACGTTCCTGCTACTACAATCCCCGAAACTGTTGCTATTTTGAGAGGTTTGCAGCCTAGATATGAAATTCACCACGGTGTGCGTATCTTGGACTCTGCGTTGGTTTCCGCTGCTCAATTGGCTTCAAGGTACTTGACCTACAGAAGTTTACCTGACTCAGCTGTTGACTTGATTGACGAAACGGCTGCTACAGTCGCTGTTCAAAGAGATTCTAAACCAGAAGAATTGGAcaacttggaaagagaGCTTAATTTGGTAGAAGTTGAAATTAACGCTCTTGAAAGGGACAAGGATGCCGACTCTGAATCAGTTGATCGCCTTGAACAGGCtaagagaagaaaagcagaATTGGAGGAACGTCTCATTCCGTTGAAGGAGCGGTTCAATGAGGAGCGGAAAGGTCACGATGAGTTGATcgctttgaagagaaagttggATGAGTTGGAGATCAAGGCTCAAGATGCCGAAAGAAGACATGACAACGCTGCTGCGGCTGACTTGAGATACTTCGCTATTCCTGATGTCAAAAAACAGATCGAAGTAATGGAGATCAAGGTTGCCGAAGAAGA
It encodes the following:
- the HSP104 gene encoding chaperone ATPase HSP104, encoding MDETQFTDNALQIIKKATELAKEGSHSQVVPLHFLAAMVPTDEETSTMYLKTLIQRARYEWPDFERIVNRHLVRLPSQTPAPDEVRLSYAAGQMLTNATKIKAEQKDSYVAQDHILLALLRDNSITDIFKEAKINVDTIKTQALELRGNQRIDSRQADSSQNFEFLSKYCEDLTEKAREGKIDPVIGREEEIRRVIRVLARRTKSNSVLIGEAGVGKTSIVEGVAQRIIDGDVPSILANSRLFALDLGALTAGAKYKGEFEERIKGVLKDIEDSKDMIILFIDEIHMLMGDGKSDAANLLKPMLARGALHCIGATTFAEYRKHISKDGAFERRFQKIDVPATTIPETVAILRGLQPRYEIHHGVRILDSALVSAAQLASRYLTYRSLPDSAVDLIDETAATVAVQRDSKPEELDNLERELNLVEVEINALERDKDADSESVDRLEQAKRRKAELEERLIPLKERFNEERKGHDELIALKRKLDELEIKAQDAERRHDNAAAADLRYFAIPDVKKQIEVMEIKVAEEESSSTMLQNVVGPDSVAETAARLTGIPVTKLTQAENAKLINMEKVLSSEVVGQSEAIKAVSNAVRLTRSGLANPNQPASFMFLGLSGSGKTELAKKVAGFLFADERAMIRIDCSELGDKWSASKLLGAAPGYVGYEEGGILTEAVLRKPYSVILFDEVEKAAPEVLTVLLQILDDGRVTSSQGKVINCSNAIIIMTSNLGAEYINASKGPKIDPQTKELVMAAVKSHFRPEFLNRISSMVVFNRLSRKAIAKIVKIRLNEIQQRFAANGKTLHLDVSDEALEYLCTHGYSSDLGARPLNRLIQSEVLNRLAILLLKGQIRDKETARVVLGKKGLEVVPNHEAEDEEMADAIEDWEDSEDYDEVPDEVSPVELD